A genomic window from Variovorax paradoxus includes:
- a CDS encoding beta-ketoacyl-[acyl-carrier-protein] synthase family protein — protein MPSRISPLQISAYTATSAVGVGKDVLADALAHSRSGLRANDFGDAPLPTWIGRVDGLEEIRLPESLAHWDCRNNRLAWLGLHADGFIEAVAAAREKYGASRIALILGTSTASIGETELAYTQLDEQGMFPVNQRRAAVHTPHSLAMFTQQVLGISGPSETISTACSSSAKVFASAERLIRLGLADAAVVGGADTLCGSVLFGFNSLELVSSEPCRPFDATRKGISLGEAAGFALVERVQTGADAAPLHLLGYGEASDAHHMSTPHPEGLGAERALDEALARAGLTPEAIDYINMHGTASQKNDEVEGALVARRFPARTHASSTKGFMGHTLGAAGIVEAVISLLAIERGVMPGTVNTHTLDEGFGPQIRLEPARGEVRYALTNSFGFGGNNCSLVFGKAA, from the coding sequence GTGCCGTCCCGAATTTCTCCTCTCCAAATCAGCGCCTACACGGCGACCTCCGCCGTCGGTGTCGGCAAGGACGTGCTGGCCGACGCGCTCGCCCACTCGCGCAGCGGGCTGCGCGCCAATGACTTCGGCGATGCACCGCTGCCCACCTGGATCGGCCGCGTCGACGGCCTCGAGGAGATCCGCCTGCCCGAATCCCTCGCCCATTGGGACTGCCGCAACAACCGGCTCGCCTGGCTGGGCCTGCATGCCGACGGCTTCATCGAGGCCGTGGCTGCCGCGCGCGAAAAGTACGGCGCCTCGCGCATCGCGCTGATCCTGGGCACCTCGACCGCCAGCATCGGCGAGACCGAGCTGGCCTACACCCAGCTCGACGAGCAGGGCATGTTCCCGGTGAACCAGCGCCGCGCCGCGGTGCACACGCCGCACTCGCTGGCCATGTTCACGCAGCAGGTGCTGGGCATCAGTGGCCCGAGCGAGACCATTTCCACCGCCTGCTCGTCGAGCGCCAAGGTGTTCGCCTCGGCCGAGCGGCTGATCCGCCTGGGCCTGGCCGACGCGGCCGTGGTCGGCGGGGCCGACACGCTGTGCGGCAGCGTGCTGTTCGGCTTTAACTCGCTCGAACTGGTGTCGAGCGAGCCGTGCCGGCCCTTCGACGCCACCCGCAAGGGCATCAGCCTCGGCGAGGCCGCGGGCTTCGCGCTGGTCGAGCGCGTGCAGACCGGCGCCGATGCCGCGCCGCTGCACCTGCTGGGCTACGGTGAGGCGAGCGACGCGCACCACATGTCGACGCCGCACCCCGAGGGCCTGGGCGCCGAGCGCGCGCTCGACGAGGCGCTGGCGCGCGCCGGCCTCACGCCCGAGGCCATCGACTACATCAACATGCACGGAACCGCGAGCCAGAAGAACGACGAGGTCGAGGGCGCGCTGGTGGCGCGCCGCTTCCCGGCACGCACGCATGCCAGCTCGACCAAGGGCTTCATGGGCCACACACTGGGCGCGGCGGGCATCGTCGAGGCCGTCATCAGCCTGCTGGCCATCGAGCGCGGCGTGATGCCGGGCACCGTCAACACCCACACGCTGGACGAAGGCTTCGGCCCGCAGATCAGGCTCGAACCGGCGCGCGGCGAGGTGCGCTATGCGCTGACCAATTCGTTCGGCTTCGGCGGCAACAACTGTTCGCTCGTTTTCGGCAAAGCGGCATGA
- a CDS encoding ABC transporter ATP-binding protein, translated as MKVTQDIVVNGLVYADVPKPAFKPGPAGTHITIRGLTKYFAGWPLYENFDLDIPKHAIVSVFGPNGCGKSTLINMIAGLIPIDSGEILFDGKQRKDTKIGYVFQNYREAMFPWMRTIDNIAYPLKLEGRSKAEVDRRMEELVASFDVKFDLKRFPYELSGGQQQTASIMRALAPNPEVLFLDEPFSALDFEMTLFIREKLQEVFMQTGTTMLLVSHDLEEAVYLADEVLLLTKRPTKVAEILRYGDARPRTVETLSTESFVAMKKLSLDIFQREVRR; from the coding sequence ATGAAAGTCACGCAAGACATCGTCGTCAACGGCCTGGTGTACGCCGACGTGCCCAAGCCGGCCTTCAAGCCCGGCCCGGCTGGCACGCACATCACCATCCGCGGCCTCACCAAGTACTTCGCGGGCTGGCCGCTCTACGAGAACTTCGACCTCGACATTCCGAAGCACGCCATCGTCTCGGTGTTCGGGCCCAACGGCTGCGGCAAGTCCACGCTCATCAACATGATCGCGGGGCTCATTCCCATCGACTCAGGCGAGATCCTGTTCGACGGCAAGCAGCGCAAGGACACCAAGATCGGCTACGTGTTCCAGAACTACCGCGAGGCAATGTTCCCGTGGATGCGCACCATCGACAACATCGCCTATCCGCTGAAGCTCGAAGGGCGCAGCAAGGCCGAGGTCGACCGGCGCATGGAAGAGCTGGTGGCCTCCTTCGACGTGAAGTTCGACTTGAAGCGCTTTCCGTACGAACTCTCGGGCGGCCAGCAGCAGACCGCGTCGATCATGCGTGCGCTCGCGCCCAACCCCGAGGTGCTGTTTCTCGACGAACCTTTCTCGGCGCTCGACTTCGAGATGACGCTTTTCATCCGCGAGAAGCTGCAGGAGGTGTTCATGCAGACCGGCACCACCATGCTGCTGGTGTCGCACGACCTCGAAGAGGCGGTGTACCTCGCCGACGAGGTGCTGCTGCTGACCAAGCGGCCCACCAAGGTCGCCGAGATCCTGCGCTACGGCGATGCGCGCCCGCGCACCGTCGAGACGCTGAGCACCGAAAGCTTCGTCGCCATGAAGAAGCTCAGCCTCGACATCTTCCAGCGGGAGGTTCGCCGGTGA
- a CDS encoding beta-ketoacyl synthase chain length factor, whose amino-acid sequence MNQAPTPPTLYIEGPAFWTPTLPGWEAARAAFRGEGTLSDPPAKRPSPQVLAPAERRRAPDTVALALEVAAAALAGSGRNAADVPCVFTSAHGDLSINDYMCSTLAGDPKMLSPTKFHNSVHNAAVGYWTIGTGCMAASNAVSAYEHSFASGLLEAAVQCACDQEPVLLVGYDAPTVGALTSVTDSRGLLALALVLASEPTERTVAALDWSLASSENNNTATPPRSEAAKSLAEINPMAQALPLFESLAHIDNANGSAPIDLPLSPTLSLRLQLRPHSRG is encoded by the coding sequence ATGAACCAAGCCCCCACGCCCCCGACCCTCTACATCGAAGGCCCCGCCTTCTGGACGCCCACGCTGCCCGGCTGGGAGGCCGCGCGCGCCGCTTTCCGCGGCGAAGGCACGCTGTCCGACCCGCCCGCCAAGCGCCCGTCGCCGCAGGTGCTGGCTCCGGCCGAACGCCGCCGCGCGCCCGACACCGTGGCGCTGGCGCTCGAGGTGGCGGCCGCCGCCCTGGCCGGCTCGGGCCGCAACGCAGCCGACGTGCCCTGCGTGTTCACGTCGGCGCACGGCGACCTGTCGATCAACGACTACATGTGCAGCACGCTCGCGGGCGACCCGAAGATGCTGTCGCCCACCAAGTTCCACAACTCGGTGCACAACGCGGCCGTGGGCTACTGGACCATCGGCACCGGCTGCATGGCGGCCAGCAACGCGGTTTCGGCCTACGAGCACAGCTTTGCCTCGGGCCTGCTCGAAGCTGCGGTGCAATGCGCCTGCGACCAGGAGCCGGTGCTGCTGGTGGGCTACGACGCGCCCACGGTGGGCGCGCTGACCTCCGTCACCGACAGCCGCGGCCTGCTGGCGCTGGCGCTGGTGCTCGCCAGCGAACCGACCGAACGGACCGTGGCGGCGCTCGACTGGTCGCTGGCCAGCAGCGAGAACAACAACACCGCCACGCCGCCGCGCTCGGAGGCCGCGAAGTCGCTCGCCGAAATCAACCCCATGGCACAGGCGCTGCCGCTGTTCGAATCGCTGGCGCACATCGACAATGCCAACGGTTCGGCCCCCATCGACCTGCCGCTGTCTCCCACGCTGTCGCTGCGGCTGCAGCTGAGGCCGCACAGCCGGGGCTGA
- a CDS encoding ABC transporter substrate-binding protein produces MSTQDKPPASSSSSSRRQLLQAGAAGLAVLAAPAIVRAQGAVKLRIGFWPVAAGLPFFAAVDKGYFKEAGLEVEPLKFAGAQQVMEGMLAGRCDGSANGTGSANLAIGEIAQPGLFKIFCTNPSNAKYVLDEFIVAKDSPIKTMAELAGKKVASGPGIQNVTLCKTMLERAGAKGATVSELPIGQHVAALVAGQVDACYTLEPTGTVGRMNGTTRVIEAGVVAKYILGDPMAPWHGGAASLTTEFIKKNPEISKKYIAAYARGVELVRTKPDEARQFMKGYTAIEGKLTAEVPLASYMLYNEFKPSDVAYFQKFYDLFTDKGIFEKKVVVDTLLYKA; encoded by the coding sequence ATGAGCACCCAAGACAAACCTCCCGCATCAAGCAGCAGTAGTAGCCGCCGACAGCTGCTGCAGGCCGGCGCCGCAGGCCTGGCCGTGCTGGCCGCGCCAGCCATCGTGCGTGCGCAGGGCGCGGTGAAGCTGCGCATCGGATTCTGGCCCGTGGCCGCCGGTCTGCCATTCTTCGCCGCGGTCGACAAGGGCTACTTCAAGGAAGCTGGCCTCGAGGTGGAGCCACTCAAGTTCGCCGGCGCGCAGCAGGTGATGGAAGGCATGCTCGCCGGCCGCTGCGACGGCAGCGCCAACGGCACCGGCTCGGCCAACCTTGCCATCGGCGAGATCGCGCAGCCGGGTCTCTTCAAGATCTTCTGCACCAATCCGAGCAACGCGAAATACGTGCTCGACGAATTCATCGTCGCCAAGGACAGCCCCATCAAGACCATGGCCGAGCTGGCCGGCAAGAAGGTCGCCTCGGGGCCCGGCATCCAGAACGTCACTCTGTGCAAGACCATGCTGGAACGCGCGGGCGCCAAGGGCGCGACCGTGAGCGAACTGCCCATCGGCCAGCACGTGGCCGCACTGGTCGCGGGCCAGGTCGACGCCTGCTACACGCTGGAGCCCACCGGCACCGTCGGCCGCATGAACGGCACCACGCGCGTCATCGAGGCCGGCGTGGTTGCCAAGTACATCCTCGGCGACCCGATGGCGCCCTGGCACGGCGGCGCAGCCAGCCTGACCACCGAGTTCATCAAGAAGAACCCCGAGATCTCGAAGAAGTACATCGCCGCCTATGCGCGCGGCGTGGAACTGGTGCGCACCAAGCCAGACGAAGCCCGCCAGTTCATGAAGGGCTACACCGCCATCGAAGGCAAGCTCACGGCCGAAGTGCCGCTCGCGTCGTACATGCTCTACAACGAGTTCAAGCCCAGCGACGTCGCGTACTTCCAGAAGTTCTACGACCTGTTCACCGACAAAGGCATCTTCGAGAAGAAGGTCGTGGTGGACACGCTTCTCTACAAGGCCTGA
- a CDS encoding AmpG family muropeptide MFS transporter — protein MDNPGFMSASPAETPTTPSPPWRDALKVYLEPATLRMLALGFSAGLPLLLVLGTLSFRLREAGIDRTTIGYLSWVGLAYGFKWVWAPLVDRLPLPPLTTLLGRRRGWLLLAQCVVIAGLIGMALNDPRLGLTPLIWCALLVAFGSATQDIALDAFRIESAETRKQAALAAAYQTGYRLAMIWAGAGVLWVAAWAEVAPAAAVTGAAAYQNGAWKTAYLVMAASMAVGVITVLLSPEPAPKERQIETAEMAATREQIATTGIPVYGAMLALAVVLLVPAAVALQIHFVILITALLIFVSPVVLAYAALVIWAARMKWRVRIPQRALSLVVWFIHAFYKPFADFIRRYKWQAMLILSLIAIYRISDVVMGIMANPFYVDMGFTKDEVASVSKIYGVIMTLVGAFVGGVLSMRLGVMRVLMLGAVLSAASNLLFAWLASRGHDLTALIAVVSADNLAGGIASAAFIAYLSSLTNISYSATQYALFSSLMLLLPKFIAGYSGVFVDAYGYSTFFVATALLGVPVLVLVALASRMTAITSPTDRQ, from the coding sequence ATGGACAATCCGGGGTTCATGTCCGCCTCGCCCGCAGAAACCCCCACCACCCCCTCTCCGCCCTGGCGCGACGCGCTGAAGGTCTACCTGGAACCCGCCACCCTGCGCATGCTGGCGCTGGGTTTCTCGGCCGGGCTGCCGCTGCTGCTGGTGCTCGGCACCCTGAGTTTTCGCCTGCGCGAAGCGGGCATCGACCGCACCACCATCGGCTACCTGAGCTGGGTCGGCCTGGCCTACGGCTTCAAGTGGGTCTGGGCGCCGCTGGTCGACCGGCTGCCGCTGCCGCCGCTGACCACACTGCTGGGGCGCCGGCGCGGCTGGCTGCTGCTGGCGCAGTGCGTGGTCATTGCCGGGCTGATAGGCATGGCGCTGAACGACCCTAGGCTGGGCCTCACGCCGCTGATCTGGTGCGCTCTGCTGGTGGCCTTCGGCTCGGCCACGCAAGACATCGCGCTCGACGCCTTCCGCATCGAATCGGCCGAAACGCGCAAGCAGGCCGCGCTGGCGGCGGCCTATCAGACCGGCTACCGGCTCGCGATGATCTGGGCCGGCGCGGGCGTGCTGTGGGTCGCGGCCTGGGCCGAGGTGGCGCCGGCCGCCGCAGTCACGGGCGCGGCGGCGTACCAGAACGGTGCCTGGAAGACGGCTTACCTGGTGATGGCGGCCTCGATGGCGGTGGGCGTGATCACGGTGCTGCTGTCGCCCGAACCAGCGCCGAAGGAGCGCCAGATTGAAACGGCCGAGATGGCCGCTACGCGTGAGCAGATCGCAACGACCGGGATTCCCGTCTACGGCGCGATGCTTGCGCTGGCCGTCGTTCTGCTCGTTCCGGCTGCCGTGGCGCTCCAGATTCACTTTGTGATTCTCATCACGGCACTGTTGATCTTTGTGTCGCCGGTCGTGCTCGCCTACGCAGCGCTGGTTATATGGGCCGCGCGCATGAAATGGCGCGTGCGCATTCCCCAGCGGGCGCTCTCGCTGGTCGTCTGGTTCATTCACGCCTTCTACAAGCCCTTCGCCGACTTCATCCGCCGCTACAAATGGCAGGCCATGCTGATCCTTTCGCTGATCGCCATCTACCGCATCAGCGACGTGGTGATGGGCATCATGGCCAACCCCTTCTACGTCGACATGGGCTTCACCAAGGACGAGGTGGCCTCGGTCAGCAAGATCTACGGCGTGATCATGACGCTGGTGGGCGCCTTCGTGGGCGGCGTGCTGTCGATGCGCCTGGGCGTGATGCGGGTGCTGATGCTGGGCGCGGTGCTCAGCGCGGCCAGCAACCTGCTGTTTGCCTGGCTGGCCTCGCGCGGGCACGACCTGACGGCGCTGATCGCCGTGGTCTCGGCCGACAACCTGGCCGGCGGCATCGCCTCGGCGGCCTTCATCGCCTACCTGTCGAGCCTCACGAACATCAGCTATTCGGCCACGCAGTACGCCTTGTTCAGCTCGCTGATGCTGCTGCTGCCGAAGTTCATCGCCGGTTATTCAGGCGTCTTCGTCGATGCCTACGGCTACAGCACCTTCTTCGTCGCCACCGCGCTCTTGGGCGTGCCGGTGCTGGTGCTGGTGGCGCTGGCCTCGCGAATGACGGCCATCACAAGCCCCACGGACCGTCAATAG
- the hpxZ gene encoding oxalurate catabolism protein HpxZ: MTPEINIPEVLAEVNAVFARYEAALVGNDRAVLDELFWNSPHTLRYGFSENHYGHADISAFRASLPQQSPPRELLRTVITTYGRDFATANVEFRREGSRQTGRQSQTWLRTAEGWRVVAAHVSLLG, encoded by the coding sequence GTGACGCCAGAAATCAATATCCCCGAAGTGCTCGCTGAAGTGAACGCAGTGTTCGCGCGCTACGAGGCGGCGCTGGTCGGCAACGACCGCGCGGTGCTCGACGAGCTCTTCTGGAACAGCCCGCACACGTTGCGCTACGGCTTCTCCGAGAACCACTACGGCCACGCAGACATCAGCGCCTTCCGCGCATCGCTGCCCCAGCAGAGCCCGCCCCGCGAACTGCTGCGCACCGTCATCACCACCTACGGCCGCGACTTTGCGACCGCCAACGTCGAGTTCCGCCGCGAAGGCAGCCGCCAGACCGGCCGCCAGAGCCAGACCTGGCTGCGCACGGCCGAAGGCTGGCGCGTAGTCGCCGCCCACGTGAGCCTGCTCGGCTGA
- the atzF gene encoding allophanate hydrolase, producing MMVHEENGESGSPAAAWIAKFAAPVADAAAGKALGFALPLAGLSFAVKDNIDVAGAPTTAACPAFDRLPKAHAAVVQRLLEAGASLAGKTNLDQFACGLNGTRSPYGEVPNAFDARYVSGGSSSGSAYVVAAGEVDFALGTDTAGSGRVPAGLNNIVGLKPSRGLLSTFGVVPAAQSADCVSIFARTVATAVDVLLAAVGHDARDPYSRDLALSRKPLPAHFRFGVPDRLSFFGDDAAERAFNDATARLLAMGGSPVTISYAPLAEAAALLYESALVAERYAAVREFFDAHGDEVIEPVRGILASGRNYSAADVFEAQTRLRAIAQQVEPMWRDIDVLLVPTAPTHYTREQMRADPVVLNRNLGAYTNFVNLLDYAALSVPSSLRPDGLPFGITLIGPCGSDLALADLGQRYHHATGLAQGATGVPLPEPRAIPGLAAPDAGTLPIAVVGAHLSGMPLNAQLTERGAKLLRATTTSPFYRLYALPGTVPPKPGLQRVVEGNEGAAIALEVWAVPLAQVGSFLSLIPPPLGLGSVELADGSWVKGFICEGHALAGAQDVTHHGGWRAYVANRATPSSN from the coding sequence ATGATGGTGCATGAAGAAAACGGAGAAAGCGGATCGCCCGCCGCCGCCTGGATCGCGAAATTCGCGGCCCCCGTGGCGGACGCAGCGGCTGGCAAGGCCCTGGGCTTTGCCCTGCCGCTCGCCGGACTGAGCTTCGCAGTCAAGGACAACATCGACGTGGCCGGCGCGCCCACCACGGCCGCCTGTCCGGCCTTCGACCGCCTCCCCAAGGCTCACGCAGCCGTGGTGCAGCGCCTGCTCGAAGCCGGTGCATCGCTGGCCGGCAAGACCAACCTCGACCAGTTCGCCTGCGGCCTGAACGGCACGCGCTCGCCGTACGGTGAGGTGCCGAACGCCTTCGACGCGCGATACGTTTCGGGCGGCTCCAGCTCGGGCTCGGCCTATGTGGTGGCGGCCGGCGAGGTCGACTTCGCACTGGGCACCGACACCGCAGGCTCTGGCCGCGTGCCGGCCGGGCTCAACAACATCGTCGGCCTCAAGCCTTCGCGCGGCCTGCTGAGCACCTTCGGCGTGGTTCCCGCGGCGCAGAGCGCAGATTGCGTTTCGATCTTCGCGCGCACTGTCGCCACCGCGGTCGACGTGCTGCTCGCCGCAGTCGGCCACGACGCGCGCGACCCGTACTCGCGCGACCTGGCCCTGAGCCGCAAGCCGCTGCCCGCGCACTTCCGCTTCGGCGTGCCCGACAGGCTGAGCTTCTTCGGCGACGACGCCGCCGAACGGGCGTTCAACGACGCGACCGCGCGCCTGCTGGCCATGGGCGGCTCGCCGGTCACCATTTCCTACGCCCCGCTCGCCGAGGCCGCCGCGCTGCTCTATGAAAGCGCGCTGGTCGCCGAACGCTACGCCGCGGTGCGCGAGTTCTTCGATGCGCACGGCGACGAGGTGATCGAGCCCGTGCGCGGCATCCTCGCGAGCGGCCGCAACTACAGTGCTGCCGACGTGTTCGAGGCCCAGACGCGGCTGCGCGCCATCGCTCAACAGGTCGAGCCGATGTGGCGCGACATCGACGTGCTGCTCGTGCCCACCGCGCCCACGCACTACACCCGCGAGCAGATGCGCGCCGACCCTGTGGTGCTCAACCGCAACCTCGGCGCGTACACCAACTTCGTCAACCTGCTCGACTACGCCGCGCTCTCCGTGCCCAGCAGCCTCCGCCCGGACGGCCTGCCCTTCGGCATCACGCTGATCGGCCCCTGCGGCAGCGACCTCGCGCTGGCCGACCTGGGCCAGCGCTACCACCACGCCACCGGGCTCGCGCAAGGCGCGACCGGCGTGCCGCTGCCCGAGCCGCGCGCCATTCCCGGCCTCGCCGCGCCGGACGCCGGCACCCTGCCCATCGCCGTGGTCGGTGCGCATCTCTCGGGCATGCCGCTCAACGCCCAGCTCACCGAGCGCGGCGCCAAGTTGCTGCGTGCCACCACGACCTCGCCCTTCTATCGCCTCTACGCGTTGCCGGGAACCGTGCCGCCCAAGCCCGGCCTGCAGCGTGTGGTCGAAGGCAATGAAGGCGCCGCCATCGCGCTCGAAGTGTGGGCCGTGCCACTGGCGCAGGTCGGCAGCTTTCTCTCCCTCATTCCACCGCCCCTGGGCCTCGGCAGCGTCGAGCTGGCCGATGGCAGCTGGGTGAAAGGCTTCATCTGCGAGGGCCATGCACTGGCCGGCGCGCAGGACGTGACCCATCACGGCGGCTGGCGCGCATACGTCGCGAACCGCGCGACCCCGAGTTCCAACTGA
- a CDS encoding BMP family ABC transporter substrate-binding protein, whose product MTSQFNRRDSLKTLAALGAAGSLGSWSALASAQAKPKPLTVGVIYVGARDDYGYNQAHAMAAAEIKKLPGIKVVEEENVPETAAVQKTMGGMISQDGAKLLFPTSFGYFDPHILAVAPKNPDVRFSHCGGLWTEGKHPKNVGSFFGYIDECQFLNGVIAAHMTKSNKIAFVAAKPIPQVLRNINAFTLGARSVKPNITCSVIFTGDWSMAVKEAEATNSLADQGCDVFTMHVDGPKVVVETAAKRGKMVCGYHASQAKLAPNAYLTGAEWNWLTAYKTAIEAAQTGKPHPNFLRGGLKEGYVKMSAYGPMVPDAAKKQADDIKAKMIAGTFDIFKDGIKDNKGAVVVPAGKVLKQTDLELEKMNYLVEGVVGSV is encoded by the coding sequence ATGACCAGCCAATTCAATCGCCGCGATTCCCTCAAGACCCTGGCCGCGCTTGGCGCAGCAGGCAGCCTCGGAAGCTGGAGCGCCCTTGCCAGCGCGCAGGCCAAGCCCAAGCCGCTCACCGTGGGCGTGATCTACGTCGGCGCGCGCGACGACTACGGCTACAACCAGGCGCATGCCATGGCCGCCGCCGAGATCAAGAAGCTGCCCGGCATCAAGGTGGTGGAAGAAGAGAACGTGCCCGAAACCGCCGCCGTGCAGAAGACCATGGGCGGCATGATTTCGCAGGACGGCGCCAAGCTGCTGTTTCCCACCTCGTTCGGCTACTTCGACCCGCACATCCTCGCGGTCGCGCCCAAGAACCCCGACGTGCGCTTCTCGCACTGTGGCGGCCTCTGGACCGAAGGCAAGCACCCCAAGAACGTCGGCAGCTTCTTCGGCTACATCGACGAGTGCCAGTTCCTGAACGGCGTGATCGCCGCGCACATGACGAAGAGCAACAAGATCGCCTTCGTCGCCGCCAAGCCCATTCCGCAGGTGCTGCGCAACATCAACGCCTTTACGCTCGGCGCGCGCTCGGTCAAGCCGAACATCACCTGCAGCGTGATCTTCACGGGCGACTGGTCGATGGCGGTGAAAGAAGCCGAAGCCACCAACAGCCTGGCCGACCAGGGCTGCGACGTGTTCACCATGCACGTGGACGGCCCCAAGGTAGTGGTCGAGACCGCAGCCAAGCGCGGAAAGATGGTCTGCGGCTACCACGCGAGCCAGGCCAAGCTCGCGCCCAATGCATACCTGACGGGCGCCGAGTGGAACTGGCTCACCGCCTACAAGACCGCCATCGAAGCCGCGCAAACCGGCAAGCCGCATCCCAACTTCCTGCGCGGAGGTTTGAAGGAGGGCTACGTGAAGATGTCGGCCTATGGCCCCATGGTGCCGGACGCCGCGAAGAAGCAGGCCGACGACATCAAGGCGAAGATGATCGCGGGCACTTTCGACATCTTCAAGGACGGCATCAAGGACAACAAGGGCGCGGTCGTGGTGCCGGCCGGCAAGGTGCTCAAGCAGACCGACCTGGAGCTCGAGAAGATGAACTACCTCGTCGAGGGTGTGGTCGGCTCCGTCTGA
- a CDS encoding M48 family metallopeptidase produces the protein MCTRCDRPVSATSAISAASTWNPRRAFLLAAAGAALSAPALAQVDVGNASVARNLVPADRIEAAGVQQYGQLLEQARAKNALAGDSNPQLQRLRAIAQRLIPFATPWNSRARDWRWEVNLIGSKQINAFCMPGGKIAFFTGILEQLKLTDDEVAMVMGHEMAHALREHARARMAKSAGTGAALSIGAQLLGWGQVGDLAARAGTQLLTLKFSRSDETEADLVGLELAARAGYDPKASVSLWQKMAAASKNQGSLNFLSTHPSGPDRITKLEANLPKVEKLYRDAKKS, from the coding sequence ATGTGCACACGCTGCGATCGCCCTGTTTCCGCCACTTCTGCCATTTCTGCCGCTTCCACGTGGAATCCCCGGCGGGCCTTTCTTCTGGCCGCCGCCGGCGCGGCCCTGAGCGCACCGGCATTGGCGCAGGTCGATGTCGGCAATGCATCGGTGGCGCGCAACCTCGTGCCGGCCGACAGGATCGAGGCGGCCGGCGTGCAGCAATACGGCCAATTGCTCGAACAGGCACGCGCCAAGAATGCGCTCGCGGGCGACAGCAACCCGCAACTGCAGCGCCTGCGCGCCATCGCCCAGCGGCTCATTCCTTTCGCCACGCCGTGGAATTCGCGCGCCCGCGACTGGAGGTGGGAGGTCAACCTGATCGGCAGCAAACAGATCAACGCCTTCTGCATGCCCGGCGGCAAGATCGCCTTCTTCACCGGCATCCTCGAACAGCTCAAGCTCACCGACGACGAGGTCGCGATGGTCATGGGCCATGAAATGGCCCATGCGCTGCGCGAGCATGCGCGTGCCCGCATGGCCAAGAGCGCGGGCACGGGCGCGGCGCTCTCCATCGGTGCGCAGTTGCTCGGCTGGGGGCAGGTGGGCGACCTGGCGGCGCGTGCCGGCACGCAGCTCCTCACGCTCAAGTTCAGCCGCAGCGACGAGACCGAGGCCGATCTCGTGGGGCTCGAACTCGCGGCGCGTGCGGGCTATGACCCGAAGGCTTCGGTGTCGCTGTGGCAGAAGATGGCTGCGGCGTCGAAGAACCAGGGCAGCTTGAACTTTCTCTCGACGCACCCGAGCGGGCCGGATCGCATCACCAAGCTTGAGGCGAACCTGCCCAAGGTCGAGAAGCTCTACCGCGACGCGAAGAAGAGCTGA
- a CDS encoding ABC transporter permease — protein MAEASTTTAAPWTPPASAATAAPKPPLRDRMLPFIGPVVLFIAWDLVVRLGFIKPILLPTPADTIAALITGLAGGPLLTDFAMTVWRTVQAFVIAAAIGVPLGVLLGSNEKAYRSVEFLIDFFRSTPSSALIPLFLLIFGVSDVNKVAIAAFGALLIVVFNSAYGVINARKQRVMAARVMGASRWQVFKDVLIWESLQPSFVGLRSAVSMALVIVIVAEMFIGSDTGLGHRIIDAQQVLNVKSMYAAILAAGALGYVLNILFLIAERRIVHWSGR, from the coding sequence ATGGCCGAAGCAAGCACGACCACGGCCGCGCCGTGGACCCCGCCGGCCAGTGCTGCTACTGCGGCGCCCAAGCCGCCGCTGCGCGACCGCATGCTGCCCTTCATCGGCCCGGTGGTGCTGTTCATCGCGTGGGACCTGGTGGTGCGGCTCGGCTTCATCAAGCCGATCTTGCTGCCCACGCCCGCCGACACCATCGCCGCGCTCATCACCGGCCTGGCTGGTGGCCCGCTGCTCACCGACTTCGCCATGACCGTGTGGCGCACTGTGCAGGCCTTCGTCATCGCGGCGGCCATCGGCGTGCCGCTGGGCGTGCTGCTCGGCAGCAACGAGAAGGCGTACCGCAGCGTGGAGTTTCTGATCGACTTCTTCCGCTCCACGCCGTCGTCCGCGCTCATTCCGCTGTTTCTGCTGATCTTCGGCGTGAGCGACGTCAACAAGGTGGCCATTGCGGCATTCGGCGCGCTGCTCATCGTGGTGTTCAACAGCGCCTACGGCGTCATCAATGCACGCAAGCAGCGAGTGATGGCCGCGCGCGTCATGGGCGCCTCGCGCTGGCAGGTCTTCAAGGACGTGCTGATCTGGGAAAGCCTGCAGCCCAGCTTCGTGGGCCTGCGCTCCGCGGTGTCGATGGCGCTGGTGATCGTCATCGTGGCCGAGATGTTCATCGGCTCCGACACGGGGCTCGGCCACCGCATCATCGATGCGCAGCAGGTGCTCAACGTGAAGAGCATGTACGCGGCCATTCTTGCGGCCGGTGCGCTGGGCTATGTGCTCAACATCCTCTTCCTCATCGCCGAACGCCGCATCGTGCACTGGAGCGGAAGATGA